The proteins below come from a single Desulfitobacterium metallireducens DSM 15288 genomic window:
- a CDS encoding 2-oxoacid:acceptor oxidoreductase family protein yields the protein MLQEIILAGFGGQGVMSMGQLLAYAGMFEGEHVSWIPSYGPEMRGGTANCSVTLSDLPISSPVISEPNTLIVLNRPSLEKFEKGLKTGGLLLMNSSLIDISPQRDDIQVVKIPSDDLANNKFGNSRVANMILLGAFLELTHAVSLESVEKALKKVLPEYRYNLISMNRDALELGVSIVK from the coding sequence ATGTTACAAGAGATCATTTTAGCGGGTTTTGGCGGGCAGGGCGTTATGTCTATGGGACAACTCTTAGCTTATGCTGGAATGTTTGAAGGGGAGCATGTAAGTTGGATCCCTTCTTATGGTCCGGAAATGCGCGGTGGGACAGCAAATTGTTCTGTGACTCTTTCAGATCTTCCGATCAGCTCCCCTGTGATCAGCGAACCTAACACATTAATCGTGCTTAATCGCCCATCGTTGGAGAAGTTTGAAAAGGGTCTAAAAACGGGCGGACTGCTTTTAATGAACTCTTCCTTGATCGATATCTCTCCTCAGCGTGACGATATTCAAGTGGTTAAGATTCCTTCAGATGATTTAGCCAATAATAAATTTGGAAATTCTCGGGTTGCAAATATGATCCTTCTGGGGGCATTTCTTGAACTGACTCATGCGGTTAGCTTGGAAAGTGTAGAAAAGGCGCTGAAAAAAGTTCTTCCAGAATATCGGTATAACCTTATCTCAATGAATCGGGATGCTTTAGAATTGGGTGTTAGTATCGTAAAATAG
- a CDS encoding sigma-54 interaction domain-containing protein: protein MTKEHVHVIDAELLSAIINSTQDAISVVDEQGLGLLINPAYTRLTGLTADDVLGKPATVDIAVGESMHMQVLETGKAVKGVSMRVGPKRREVLVNVAPIIVEGKLMGSVAVIHDVSEIRMLSEELEGAKSLIRHLEAKYSFKDIIGECQEIREVIEQAQNAAQTPATVLLRGESGTGKELFAHAIHRASVRHNGQFIRVNCTALVENLLESELFGYVEGAFTGARRGGKMGLFEEANGGTLFLDEIGSMSLNLQMKLLRVLQEKELIRVGDNHPIPIDVRVIAATHVNLEEEIRCGRFREDLYYRLNVIPIVIPPLRQRLSDIPLLGEHLLRRFNQDYGRNVEKISDEAIRILEHYTWPGNVRELENVLGRAIISMKMGENRIEAHHLPILQTIDPLQRNESIGDVLSGHFDENGFTLLHRKWERELLIEVLQKTGGNKTKAAQLLKISLRNLYYKLERHGLGD from the coding sequence ATGACTAAGGAACACGTCCACGTCATTGATGCCGAATTATTGTCGGCGATTATCAATTCCACACAAGATGCGATTTCGGTCGTAGATGAGCAAGGACTGGGACTTTTAATTAACCCTGCTTATACCCGTTTAACAGGGTTAACAGCCGACGATGTATTAGGTAAACCAGCCACGGTCGATATTGCTGTCGGGGAAAGCATGCATATGCAGGTCTTAGAGACAGGGAAGGCAGTCAAAGGCGTTTCAATGAGAGTCGGCCCAAAACGGCGCGAAGTCCTAGTCAATGTCGCACCTATAATAGTTGAAGGAAAACTGATGGGCTCAGTTGCGGTCATCCATGATGTCTCCGAAATCCGCATGCTCTCGGAAGAACTCGAGGGAGCAAAGAGCCTCATCCGTCATCTTGAGGCCAAATATTCGTTTAAAGATATCATCGGCGAATGTCAGGAGATCAGGGAAGTAATCGAACAGGCACAGAATGCAGCTCAAACCCCAGCCACAGTTTTGCTGAGAGGCGAGAGTGGGACAGGAAAAGAACTTTTCGCCCATGCGATTCACCGTGCTAGCGTACGGCATAACGGACAGTTCATCCGTGTTAATTGTACTGCACTTGTAGAAAATCTCCTTGAAAGTGAACTCTTCGGATATGTTGAAGGGGCATTTACAGGAGCCCGACGCGGCGGAAAAATGGGGTTATTTGAAGAAGCAAACGGGGGGACGCTTTTCCTCGATGAAATCGGAAGCATGAGTTTAAACCTTCAAATGAAATTATTGCGCGTTTTACAAGAAAAAGAACTCATACGGGTTGGTGATAACCACCCGATTCCCATCGATGTTCGGGTTATCGCTGCAACCCATGTTAATTTAGAAGAAGAAATACGATGCGGAAGATTTCGAGAAGATCTTTATTATCGATTGAACGTTATTCCCATCGTTATTCCGCCCTTGCGTCAACGTCTCTCGGATATCCCTTTGTTGGGGGAACACCTTCTTCGTCGCTTTAATCAGGATTATGGACGAAATGTAGAGAAAATCAGTGATGAGGCGATACGAATATTAGAACATTATACTTGGCCAGGTAATGTTCGAGAACTAGAGAATGTTCTCGGACGTGCCATCATTAGCATGAAAATGGGGGAGAACCGGATTGAAGCGCACCATTTACCCATCCTCCAGACAATTGATCCTTTACAAAGGAATGAAAGTATAGGGGACGTCCTTTCTGGTCATTTCGACGAAAATGGGTTTACTTTACTTCACCGCAAATGGGAACGGGAGCTGTTAATCGAAGTTTTACAGAAGACGGGAGGAAATAAAACAAAGGCTGCCCAATTACTAAAGATATCATTACGTAATCTTTACTATAAGTTAGAACGTCACGGACTGGGGGACTAA
- a CDS encoding stage II sporulation protein M yields the protein MRRILMEHIRQFWVIYLTLTAVYLAGIVFGAIGVSALSGTESGQLAQFLDKLLLSQPQSLDSSFLMQLAREQFIIMAGIWVLGLTVIGTPLIYLIIFTRGFVLGFTVSFIVGVKGFWGLGLILISVFLPALAGIPLLLLGAGFATIFSFLLIKGKSTGESLRREFFYYSLATVLISLGSVAVGVSQGYFSLLGVKFLNL from the coding sequence ATGCGCAGAATCCTTATGGAGCATATTCGTCAGTTTTGGGTAATTTATCTGACGTTAACAGCCGTCTATCTGGCGGGGATTGTCTTTGGGGCTATTGGAGTGAGCGCTTTAAGTGGGACGGAAAGTGGCCAGTTGGCTCAATTTCTAGATAAGCTTCTACTTAGCCAGCCCCAATCTTTAGATTCGAGTTTTTTGATGCAGCTGGCGCGAGAGCAATTTATTATCATGGCAGGCATTTGGGTTTTGGGGTTAACCGTAATAGGAACTCCGCTCATTTATTTGATTATTTTTACACGCGGATTTGTACTCGGCTTTACGGTTAGTTTTATTGTTGGAGTCAAAGGTTTTTGGGGGTTGGGCTTGATTCTTATCTCTGTCTTCCTTCCTGCGCTTGCAGGAATTCCACTTCTTCTTTTGGGGGCTGGGTTTGCCACAATTTTTTCCTTCCTTCTAATTAAAGGGAAAAGTACAGGAGAGTCTTTACGCCGTGAGTTCTTTTATTATTCCCTTGCAACCGTTCTGATCTCGTTAGGTTCAGTGGCAGTAGGGGTGTCTCAAGGGTATTTTTCACTGCTCGGCGTAAAATTTTTAAACCTTTAA
- a CDS encoding endonuclease Q family protein produces the protein MIRVWADLHIHIGQSLDGKAVKITASRALTLPNILHFARDVKGLSMVGVIDAHSRGVRQDFRTMLHDGQLKSLEGGGYRYENLTLIPGIEQELSVGEGNAHFLAYFPTLEHMERYIAEIKPQVKNWQLSSQKAYVSVDDWLGAVAQGEGIWLPAHAFTPHKGIYGNCCKSLLDVLPGLPPALEIGLSADRQMARSLSELEHVTLFSNSDAHSLPKIAREYNLLELTENSFKGLAKLVLDKQGQVVTNYGLPPKVGKYHRTYCLVCEKIVDSEPPLLSCPHCGSRKVVTGVMDRLVSIADRQLVHTPDPRYIYQVPLSDLPGVGPKVYKRLLEAFGTEMAVLHQASEEELAKVVGEKITEWILSSRKGKLIFQPGGGGVYGRVVDILS, from the coding sequence GTGATTAGAGTATGGGCAGACTTACATATTCATATCGGACAGAGCTTAGATGGAAAAGCCGTCAAAATTACGGCCTCCCGTGCGTTAACTTTGCCGAATATCCTTCACTTTGCGCGAGATGTGAAAGGGTTATCGATGGTCGGCGTGATTGATGCGCATTCTCGAGGAGTACGACAAGATTTCCGGACGATGCTTCATGATGGTCAGCTTAAATCGCTAGAAGGTGGCGGTTATCGATATGAAAACCTTACTTTGATTCCTGGAATCGAGCAAGAGTTAAGTGTGGGTGAAGGAAACGCGCATTTTCTAGCTTATTTTCCAACCCTGGAACACATGGAACGCTATATTGCAGAAATTAAACCCCAAGTCAAGAATTGGCAGCTTAGTTCACAGAAGGCCTATGTTTCGGTTGACGATTGGCTAGGTGCAGTTGCACAGGGTGAAGGGATCTGGTTACCTGCACATGCGTTTACTCCCCATAAAGGAATCTACGGAAACTGTTGTAAATCATTGCTTGATGTTTTACCCGGCCTACCTCCGGCTTTAGAAATTGGGCTGAGTGCTGATCGGCAAATGGCGAGAAGCTTATCGGAACTGGAGCATGTGACCCTTTTTAGTAATTCCGATGCTCATTCCTTACCAAAAATTGCCCGGGAATATAACCTTTTGGAGCTTACAGAGAATTCTTTTAAAGGATTGGCTAAACTGGTCCTTGATAAACAGGGTCAGGTGGTAACCAATTACGGACTTCCTCCTAAGGTGGGAAAATACCACCGGACGTACTGCTTAGTTTGCGAAAAAATCGTGGACAGTGAGCCGCCTTTACTGAGTTGTCCCCATTGTGGAAGTCGCAAGGTAGTGACTGGGGTCATGGACCGATTGGTGAGTATTGCTGATCGTCAGCTTGTTCACACGCCCGATCCTCGATATATTTATCAAGTTCCCCTCAGTGATTTACCCGGCGTTGGTCCTAAGGTATATAAACGCTTACTTGAAGCTTTTGGAACGGAAATGGCGGTATTACATCAGGCGAGCGAGGAAGAGCTGGCCAAGGTTGTTGGGGAAAAGATTACTGAATGGATTCTGAGTTCACGAAAGGGAAAACTGATTTTCCAACCCGGTGGGGGAGGAGTTTATGGTCGGGTAGTGGACATACTTTCCTAA
- a CDS encoding thiamine pyrophosphate-dependent enzyme, producing the protein MITVFKRPEALTLSRTHYCPGCTHGIIHRLVAEVIDELGVREETIGIASVGCSVLAYNYFNVDMQQAAHGRAPAVATGVKRVHPDKVVFTYQGDGDLAAIGTAEIIHAAARGEKFTTIFVNNAIYGMTGGQMAPTTLPRQEATTSPKGRDPLVQGYPIRMSEILATLDGPAFIARVSVHNPKEVAKAKKAIRQAFEVQIAGKGFALVEVLSSCPTNWGFTPVEALKWLEKNMIPYYPLGVKKSLINAADSQNHAEEG; encoded by the coding sequence ATGATTACAGTGTTTAAACGTCCTGAGGCGTTAACCCTTTCTAGAACCCATTATTGTCCAGGGTGCACACATGGCATTATTCATCGTTTAGTGGCTGAAGTGATCGACGAATTAGGCGTACGTGAAGAGACGATTGGGATTGCCTCGGTAGGATGTTCAGTACTCGCCTACAACTATTTCAATGTGGATATGCAACAAGCTGCACACGGTCGTGCCCCAGCAGTTGCTACTGGCGTTAAACGGGTGCATCCAGATAAAGTCGTATTTACCTATCAAGGGGATGGGGATTTAGCAGCGATTGGAACGGCTGAAATTATTCATGCGGCGGCGCGAGGAGAAAAATTTACAACGATCTTTGTGAATAATGCAATATATGGAATGACCGGTGGACAGATGGCGCCTACGACGCTGCCGAGACAAGAAGCGACGACATCTCCTAAAGGGCGGGATCCGCTTGTGCAAGGATATCCGATTCGCATGTCCGAAATCTTAGCAACCCTTGATGGACCCGCTTTCATTGCCCGTGTTTCCGTGCATAACCCGAAAGAAGTGGCCAAGGCAAAAAAGGCAATACGGCAAGCCTTTGAGGTGCAAATCGCTGGCAAAGGATTTGCTTTGGTTGAAGTGCTTTCGAGTTGTCCAACCAACTGGGGATTTACACCAGTTGAAGCGCTCAAATGGTTGGAAAAAAATATGATTCCTTATTACCCTCTGGGAGTTAAAAAATCACTAATCAATGCGGCAGACTCACAGAATCATGCAGAGGAGGGGTGA
- a CDS encoding phosphopentomutase: MGKRVIVIVLDSVGIGEMPDAAEYGDRGSNTLGNIAKARGGLNLPHLQALGLGNIAPIQGVDPSSAPKACYGKMAEVSPGKDTTTGHWEIAGVVLEKAFPTFPKGFPDAFIQSFEEKIGRQILGNEVASGTEIIQRLGEEHVKTGRPIVYTSADSVFQIAAHEEVIPLPELMQICGIAREMLDGDLRVGRVIARPFLGEPGNYYRTTNRHDFAIEPPHKILLDYVQEAGLGVMAVGKIKDIYYGHGVTEFVLTKGNQEGADKTLTYLEQDMPGLIMTNLVDFDMVYGHRNNVEGYAQALEEFDVRLPEILARLREEDLLVITADHGCDPTTPSTDHSREYVPLLVMGNTLRSGVDLGIRTSFADLGQTVADYLETTSLPHGQSFLAEVFQPK, translated from the coding sequence TTGGGGAAAAGAGTCATTGTAATCGTTTTAGATAGCGTAGGTATCGGCGAAATGCCGGATGCTGCAGAATATGGTGATCGAGGTAGCAACACCCTTGGGAACATTGCTAAAGCGAGGGGGGGATTAAATTTACCCCATCTTCAAGCTCTTGGACTTGGAAATATTGCTCCAATACAAGGAGTAGACCCGAGTTCAGCGCCTAAGGCTTGCTACGGCAAGATGGCGGAGGTATCCCCGGGTAAGGATACGACGACAGGACATTGGGAAATAGCAGGAGTTGTTCTCGAAAAAGCATTTCCGACTTTTCCGAAAGGTTTTCCTGATGCCTTTATTCAATCCTTTGAAGAGAAAATTGGACGACAGATTTTAGGAAATGAAGTGGCTTCCGGCACTGAAATTATCCAACGTTTGGGAGAAGAACATGTCAAAACAGGTCGGCCGATTGTATATACTTCAGCTGATTCGGTTTTTCAGATTGCCGCTCATGAAGAGGTCATTCCTCTTCCTGAACTCATGCAGATTTGCGGAATCGCTCGGGAAATGCTGGATGGTGATTTACGGGTTGGGCGAGTCATAGCTCGACCGTTTCTAGGCGAACCTGGAAATTATTACAGAACCACGAATCGGCACGACTTCGCAATCGAGCCGCCGCATAAAATTCTCTTGGATTATGTTCAAGAGGCGGGGTTAGGGGTGATGGCGGTCGGCAAAATTAAAGATATCTATTATGGTCATGGTGTTACAGAGTTCGTTTTGACTAAGGGGAATCAAGAGGGTGCCGATAAAACGCTCACCTATCTTGAACAGGATATGCCAGGCCTTATTATGACGAATCTCGTAGACTTTGATATGGTGTATGGTCACCGAAATAATGTCGAAGGATATGCACAGGCTTTGGAAGAATTTGATGTGCGTTTGCCGGAGATTCTAGCCCGTTTACGTGAGGAGGATCTCCTCGTGATTACGGCAGATCATGGTTGTGATCCGACGACACCGAGTACCGATCATTCTCGAGAATATGTTCCCCTTTTAGTGATGGGGAATACCCTGCGAAGTGGTGTTGATTTAGGGATTAGGACAAGCTTTGCCGATCTGGGACAAACTGTCGCTGATTATCTTGAAACGACTTCTCTACCGCATGGGCAGAGCTTTTTAGCAGAAGTTTTCCAACCCAAATAG
- the xerD gene encoding site-specific tyrosine recombinase XerD, whose translation MEIQDLAWIRRYLTCLNVERGLSINTRRSYERDLKKLHLFLNAKTKTLRNCEGNDLFLFLLDEKKQGRSARTLARYLATIRGLFSFLLIERLRSDDPTEYLTTPKLEQNLPYVLSEKVMDKLLDSSPKPDIGEKSSQEQIEESTKGESTKEETKNLVLELRDRAILEVLYSCGLRVSELTGLTLKDLSLENAYLRCRGKGNKERIVPLGEPAVQAIQNYLQEARGRLLGKKSSNLLFLNFRGGGLTRQGVWEILKKWAKKHGIKENVYPHLMRHSFATHMLDHGADLRSVQEMLGHVDISTTQIYTHVSRQHLIEVFRKAHPRAD comes from the coding sequence ATGGAGATCCAGGATTTGGCTTGGATTCGCAGATATTTGACCTGCCTTAATGTGGAACGTGGACTGTCGATTAATACTCGCCGCAGCTACGAGCGTGATCTAAAAAAATTACATCTGTTTCTGAATGCTAAAACAAAGACTTTAAGAAACTGTGAAGGAAATGATCTCTTCCTGTTTCTTCTTGATGAGAAAAAGCAGGGTCGATCTGCGCGTACGCTTGCCCGTTATCTAGCAACGATAAGGGGGCTTTTTTCTTTTCTCCTTATAGAAAGACTGAGGTCAGATGATCCAACAGAATATTTAACGACACCTAAACTTGAACAAAATCTTCCTTATGTGTTGTCTGAGAAGGTAATGGACAAACTATTAGACAGTTCTCCAAAACCTGATATAGGAGAGAAAAGCAGTCAGGAACAAATAGAAGAGAGTACAAAAGGAGAAAGTACAAAAGAAGAAACTAAAAACCTTGTTTTGGAACTGCGGGATCGAGCTATTTTGGAAGTCTTGTATAGTTGTGGCTTGCGTGTGTCTGAATTGACTGGGCTGACGTTGAAGGATTTATCATTGGAGAATGCTTATTTGCGTTGCCGAGGAAAAGGGAATAAGGAACGAATTGTTCCCTTAGGAGAGCCTGCGGTGCAAGCTATACAAAACTATCTTCAGGAAGCAAGAGGAAGACTTCTGGGTAAGAAATCCTCAAACTTGCTCTTTCTGAATTTTCGAGGAGGAGGCCTTACCCGTCAAGGGGTTTGGGAAATTCTCAAAAAATGGGCTAAAAAGCATGGAATTAAAGAAAATGTCTATCCTCACTTGATGAGGCACAGCTTTGCTACGCATATGCTTGATCATGGAGCTGATCTTCGTTCGGTCCAGGAAATGTTGGGACATGTGGATATTTCAACGACTCAGATTTATACCCATGTATCACGTCAGCATTTAATCGAGGTTTTCCGGAAGGCCCATCCGCGAGCAGATTAA
- a CDS encoding NUDIX domain-containing protein — protein MPNQKIDLKNLREVCVCQETIFQGRLLRLNRDSVRLPNGVETTREVIHHPGAVAIVALEGDKLLLVRQYRYPIDQETLEIPAGKLEPGETPESCAQRELREETGYQGKLTYLGRFYSTPGFSNELIHLFSARDLVWAPLDADDDEFLGVERIPWVEAIRKAQQGEFQDAKTALGILMQAGKTRD, from the coding sequence ATGCCAAATCAGAAAATTGATCTAAAAAACTTACGCGAAGTATGTGTATGTCAGGAAACAATTTTTCAAGGTCGTTTACTTCGTCTGAATCGGGATAGCGTTCGTTTGCCCAATGGTGTGGAAACAACACGGGAGGTTATACATCATCCCGGTGCGGTTGCGATCGTAGCCTTAGAGGGGGATAAACTGTTATTGGTAAGACAATACCGCTACCCGATCGATCAGGAAACCTTGGAAATCCCTGCAGGAAAACTCGAACCAGGCGAAACGCCGGAATCTTGTGCGCAAAGAGAGCTTCGTGAAGAGACCGGGTATCAGGGAAAACTGACTTATCTCGGACGATTTTATTCCACTCCAGGTTTTTCGAATGAGCTTATTCATCTTTTTAGTGCTAGAGATCTGGTTTGGGCTCCTTTAGATGCTGATGATGATGAATTTTTAGGAGTGGAGCGGATTCCCTGGGTGGAAGCGATTCGTAAGGCCCAACAGGGTGAATTTCAGGATGCTAAAACCGCTTTAGGAATTTTAATGCAGGCAGGGAAAACACGTGATTAG
- a CDS encoding 4Fe-4S dicluster domain-containing protein codes for MRKVEFEEERCKGCELCVSACPKNLIALADHLNGMGFRPAIVTDQESCISCARCAYMCPDVVITVRKEEKKG; via the coding sequence ATGCGAAAAGTTGAGTTTGAAGAAGAACGGTGTAAAGGGTGTGAGCTCTGTGTCTCAGCTTGCCCGAAGAATTTGATAGCGTTAGCTGATCACCTCAATGGCATGGGTTTTCGTCCAGCAATCGTTACAGATCAGGAATCCTGCATCTCTTGTGCGCGCTGTGCCTATATGTGTCCGGACGTGGTGATCACCGTCCGAAAGGAGGAGAAGAAGGGATGA
- a CDS encoding purine-nucleoside phosphorylase translates to MTIIKEAEYSTKLAEVRSYLNEKVNIQPELGIILGSGLGGFADLIEEKIAIPYREIPHFPVSTVEGHKGELVFGKVMGKYIVAMQGRFHYYEGYSMQEVTFPIRVMQVLGLNGLIVTNAAGGINASYRPGDLVLIKDHINFMGENPLRGENISSLGPRFPDLSEGYDLEWRQKALSVAQEIGIHPQEGIYAAMSGPSYETPAEIRFLRTVGADLVGMSTVPEVIIANQGGMRVLGISCVTNMAAGILPQRLSHAEVMETAERIEKQFIRFVQALVRVL, encoded by the coding sequence ATGACCATTATTAAAGAAGCGGAGTATTCAACAAAGCTTGCTGAAGTTCGAAGTTATCTCAATGAAAAAGTGAATATACAACCAGAGCTTGGAATCATTCTCGGTTCAGGGTTAGGCGGATTTGCGGATCTTATCGAAGAAAAAATTGCTATTCCTTATCGGGAAATTCCTCATTTCCCCGTCTCGACGGTTGAGGGACATAAGGGTGAACTCGTTTTTGGCAAGGTGATGGGTAAATATATTGTGGCCATGCAGGGACGGTTCCATTACTACGAAGGTTACTCGATGCAAGAGGTCACTTTTCCCATACGCGTAATGCAAGTTCTCGGTCTGAATGGGTTAATTGTCACAAATGCTGCTGGAGGAATTAATGCTTCTTATCGCCCGGGCGATTTGGTCTTAATCAAAGATCATATCAATTTCATGGGAGAAAATCCCTTGAGAGGAGAAAATATCTCGAGCTTAGGTCCACGCTTTCCTGATCTGAGTGAAGGCTATGATTTAGAATGGCGACAAAAGGCCTTATCTGTAGCCCAGGAAATCGGGATTCATCCTCAAGAAGGAATCTACGCTGCGATGAGTGGCCCAAGTTATGAAACTCCTGCCGAAATTCGTTTCCTTCGAACCGTCGGAGCCGATTTAGTCGGAATGTCGACTGTACCTGAAGTCATTATCGCAAATCAAGGTGGAATGCGAGTTCTCGGTATTTCATGTGTAACGAATATGGCTGCAGGGATTTTGCCACAACGTCTTAGCCATGCAGAAGTCATGGAAACGGCGGAACGGATCGAGAAGCAGTTTATTCGGTTTGTCCAAGCTTTGGTAAGAGTGCTGTAA
- a CDS encoding 3-methyl-2-oxobutanoate dehydrogenase subunit VorB, whose protein sequence is MTKVLMKGNEALAEAAVRAGCRYFFGYPITPQNEIPQYLAWRLPEVGGVFIQAESEIAAINMVYGAAGAGARVMTSSSSLGISLKQEGISYIACAELPCVIVNMQRGGPGLGGIQPGQADYFQAVKGGGHGDYHLLVLAPATIQEIVDLMGKAFDLADEYRNPVMILGDGILGQMMEAVEFPDQEGSTVLTPKPWATTGAKGRDPNLINSLYLDPEKLEQHNYHLQDKYQRMSEKETLAESYQTEDAEIVLVGYGSSARIAKAAVDQARKRGIKAGLFRPITLYPFPHQEIQAACQQAKQVLTVEMSLGQLVEDVRYHLEFKVPVYHYGRVGGMIPTPSEVYRALEDLVKEGGAS, encoded by the coding sequence ATGACAAAGGTTTTAATGAAAGGGAATGAAGCCTTGGCTGAAGCTGCAGTACGAGCAGGTTGTCGTTATTTCTTTGGGTATCCGATCACTCCCCAGAACGAGATTCCTCAGTACTTAGCTTGGCGCCTCCCCGAAGTGGGCGGAGTATTTATTCAAGCTGAATCAGAAATAGCCGCTATTAACATGGTATATGGAGCAGCCGGAGCTGGCGCTCGGGTAATGACTTCTTCTTCATCCTTAGGAATTAGTTTAAAGCAGGAAGGGATCAGTTATATCGCCTGTGCAGAGCTTCCCTGTGTCATAGTAAACATGCAGCGAGGCGGACCAGGGCTTGGAGGAATTCAACCCGGACAAGCTGATTATTTTCAAGCCGTCAAAGGGGGAGGGCATGGGGATTATCACCTACTCGTTCTCGCCCCTGCGACGATTCAAGAGATCGTGGATCTAATGGGCAAAGCGTTTGATTTAGCTGACGAATACCGAAATCCGGTTATGATCCTTGGCGATGGAATTTTAGGACAAATGATGGAAGCTGTAGAATTCCCCGATCAGGAAGGATCAACTGTCTTGACGCCAAAACCCTGGGCGACGACGGGCGCTAAAGGCAGAGACCCTAATCTCATTAATTCCTTGTATCTTGATCCGGAGAAATTGGAACAGCATAACTACCATTTACAGGATAAATATCAGAGAATGAGTGAGAAAGAGACGTTAGCAGAGTCCTATCAAACAGAGGATGCAGAAATAGTTCTTGTGGGTTACGGTTCTTCGGCACGAATTGCGAAGGCCGCAGTAGATCAAGCTCGAAAAAGGGGAATCAAGGCAGGGTTGTTTCGTCCAATTACCCTTTACCCCTTTCCCCATCAAGAAATTCAAGCAGCCTGTCAACAAGCAAAACAGGTGTTAACGGTTGAAATGAGTTTAGGACAGCTTGTCGAAGATGTCCGCTACCACCTGGAATTTAAAGTACCCGTTTATCATTACGGTCGGGTAGGCGGTATGATTCCTACGCCGAGTGAAGTATATCGAGCCCTTGAAGATCTAGTAAAGGAAGGGGGTGCATCATGA